The genomic stretch ccctctcacaCATGTCAATTCAAGCAATGCTCTTGCTTCATATTAATTTTTATGACCTGCGCTTTGAGGAGCTGCTCTGCGCTCTGCGCTGCCTttggaaaaaatgtttttaagatcCTGAGAGCGCGCTGCTGACACTATTCCCCACTGACTTTCAGtatgctctctcctctcgcttGCAGCTGCAGGGCAATATATTCGGAGGCTTTGATGAGAGCCTGCTGGCGCGGGCAGAGGCTCTGGCGGCAGCTGACAGCATCGTCTCTCACGGCAAGAGCCACGCGTTCAAAGCAGACGTGACTTACCATACCATGAGCAGTGTCCCCTGcacctccaccccctcctccagCGCCTTGCCCATCTCCCACGTGCCGTCCACCATCGCCtcgcaccaccaccaccaccctcaCCTGGGCCAGGGCCTGGAGGCCGGGGACCTGCTGGAGCACCTGTCCAGCAGCCTGGCCGTGAGCGGGATGGGCGGCCCGGAGCCCCCGGGGATGACGGCACCGGcgcaccaccaccacctgcagACCATGGGCCAGCTCCACCAGGCGATGGCCACCATGGCGCACCCACACTCGCTCTCTGTGCACGGGGGCATGGTCAGCGACGTGGAGTCGGATCCGCGGGAGCTGGAGGCGTTTGCGGAGCGTTTTAAACAGCGCAGAATCAAACTGGGAGTAACGCAGGCGGACGTGGGTTCGGCCCTGGCCAACCTGAAAATCCCGGGAGTGGGGTCGCTCAGTCAGAGCACGATCTGCAGGTTCGAGTCTCTGACCCTGTCCCACAACAACATGATCGCGCTGAAGCCCGTTCTCCAAGCGTGGCTCGAGGAGGCAGAGGCGGCGTACCGCGAGAAAAGCAGCAAGCCGGACCTTTTCAACGGGAATGAACGAAAAAGGAAACGCACGTCCATCGCCGCGCCAGAGAAGCGCTCTCTGGAGGCGTACTTTGCCATCCAGCCGCGGCCCTCCTCGGAGAAAATTGCAGCCATTGCAGAGAAGTTGGACCTGAAAAAGAACGTGGTTCGAGTGTGGTTTTGCAACCAGAGGCAAAAGCAGAAACGAATGAAATACTCTGCTGCGCACTGACTGTCACAGATCATGAATAAAATAGcctactacatttttgatcGAGTGATTAATAATAACCTACAGGAATTTATTAACGAGCTCCTCACGTCTGAGCTGGAGGATGTCCGAACGACTTGGCTCAGACCTCTCTTGCACTTTTTGCTTTTGTCAGTGATGGGACGGTGTCCGGGGAGGTGGGTTTTGATGTTGTCAACAGTTTATCTTTGCACTCTTTCAAGTTAaagaatattttgtatttgtctgGTGGAAAATCACTGTTGTGCAGATATGGAGCAGGGCAGAAGATTAAAGGGCATTAGTCATGTTCACCATGAAGTCATTGGTGTTATGGTTTAACAATGTTCTGAAAGTTCAGACTGAGAGTGTAACTGTTTGGATGAAATGGTCTAAATCACATCCCCCAAATCTTTGATTCTGTCGTGGTGActtgtttattgttattttacgCACAAATCACAGGAGATGACGCACTGTTTGTCTTATAAACGCAATGACACTGATGTCTACGAGGCACATACTCGTGTGGATGTGGCTGCTGCTATATTTATATGAatattttgatgtgttttggAGCTAATGGCCCAGATACGATACACCATTTATTCtattataatattgtatttattttttcttcactatTGTTTtacttgaacatgtgtgaaaatattaataaataatttgttattttctaaacattttcTGAAGTGAATCTGGAGTGAATTTGCACCATGAGCCACATTCTCCAGCTGTAAAAAGCAGTTTTACTTTgaattctttttatttgtatttaactccgcgctgtttgttttgtgatcCTGCTGCACTGTTTAATTCATAGATCCCAAACCCTCAGCACAGATTAAATATGTATTGTCGTGTATGATCTACAAGCTCCGCGGATAAATAAAGGCCTCGTGATTCACAGGTTTCTCTCTGTGCGTAAAGCGCGCGCCTCGGCTAATGGCCCTTTCCTCTAATTAGCCTCGTGTGAATTATGGATGCCCTCGTGTCACTGGGTTACGAGGGGGTTGAAATTATTAAGTAATGACGATGCAATATTAATTCTAAATTGGTATAAAACGAAGAAAAGCGAAGGAGGAGCAGGATAAAGTCTGAGAGGAGAAAAGCGCGCGGCGTCTCTGGGGAAACGCGCCACGGACACAACAAACCAAACACCCAGAGAGTCTCCAGCCTCTTtaaaagtaagtatttttattttactgtctgtcaacttttaaaattgtagtttctttattaatttttgtcta from Periophthalmus magnuspinnatus isolate fPerMag1 chromosome 14, fPerMag1.2.pri, whole genome shotgun sequence encodes the following:
- the pou4f3 gene encoding POU domain, class 4, transcription factor 3, whose protein sequence is MMTMNGKQHFSMHPALHEPKYPGLHAGSEGMRRVCVSGPQLQGNIFGGFDESLLARAEALAAADSIVSHGKSHAFKADVTYHTMSSVPCTSTPSSSALPISHVPSTIASHHHHHPHLGQGLEAGDLLEHLSSSLAVSGMGGPEPPGMTAPAHHHHLQTMGQLHQAMATMAHPHSLSVHGGMVSDVESDPRELEAFAERFKQRRIKLGVTQADVGSALANLKIPGVGSLSQSTICRFESLTLSHNNMIALKPVLQAWLEEAEAAYREKSSKPDLFNGNERKRKRTSIAAPEKRSLEAYFAIQPRPSSEKIAAIAEKLDLKKNVVRVWFCNQRQKQKRMKYSAAH